A genomic stretch from Desulfolutivibrio sulfodismutans DSM 3696 includes:
- a CDS encoding VOC family protein, translated as MPLTSLAPNLMVNDVNRTVDYYRRVLGFDFAMGVTDEGRQAVFAWPATETLCYAMVVSGPVQIMFQSKKSLAAELPSLENAKPGGAFTLYIECDDLDARYAALDEDTAFLKRPHVTFYGMREFYIKDINGYILAFAQKAA; from the coding sequence ATGCCCCTGACATCGCTTGCCCCCAACCTCATGGTGAACGACGTGAACCGCACCGTGGACTATTACCGGCGCGTACTCGGCTTCGACTTCGCCATGGGCGTCACCGACGAAGGGCGGCAGGCCGTCTTCGCCTGGCCCGCCACCGAGACCCTGTGCTACGCCATGGTCGTATCCGGCCCGGTGCAGATCATGTTTCAGTCCAAAAAAAGCCTGGCCGCCGAACTGCCGTCACTGGAAAACGCCAAGCCCGGCGGGGCGTTCACCCTCTACATCGAGTGCGACGACCTGGACGCCCGCTATGCCGCCCTGGACGAGGACACCGCCTTTCTCAAAAGGCCCCATGTCACCTTTTACGGCATGCGGGAATTTTACATCAAAGATATCAACGGCTATATCCTGGCCTTTGCCCAGAAAGCCGCCTGA
- the hemL gene encoding glutamate-1-semialdehyde 2,1-aminomutase, which produces MTTSAQLFATAKTLIPGGVNSPVRACKSVGCDPLFIARAAGSKLFTVDGDELVDFVMSWGPMLLGHAHPGVTEAARAAMLDGASYGAPCPAEVAMAQAVVDAVPGIEMVRMVNSGTEATMSALRLARGVTGKDAVIKFEGCYHGHGDAFLTAAGSGVATFGIPGTPGVPEGTVRHTLTVPYNDLDGVAALFAAHDDIAAVIVEPVAGNMGLVLPKPGFLQGLRELTTRHGALLIFDEVITGFRLAYGGAQSVFGIDPDLTCLGKIIGGGFPVGAYGGKRRFMERISPEGDIYQAGTLSGNPVAMAAGLATLAALAQADYAWLAARTESFASTLAGILADKGLPVVRNRIASIFTLFFTESPVTDFATAKTADSARYARFYAHMRARGVNLAPSGFECAFTSFAHTDADLEKTLDAAKAFAG; this is translated from the coding sequence ATGACCACTTCCGCCCAACTCTTCGCCACGGCCAAAACGCTCATCCCCGGCGGGGTCAACAGCCCCGTGCGGGCCTGCAAGAGCGTCGGCTGCGACCCCCTGTTCATCGCCCGGGCCGCCGGGTCGAAGCTTTTTACCGTGGACGGCGACGAACTCGTGGATTTCGTCATGTCCTGGGGGCCCATGCTCCTGGGCCATGCCCATCCCGGGGTGACCGAGGCCGCCCGGGCGGCCATGCTCGACGGGGCCAGCTACGGCGCGCCCTGTCCGGCCGAGGTGGCCATGGCCCAGGCCGTGGTCGACGCCGTTCCCGGCATTGAGATGGTGCGCATGGTCAACTCCGGCACCGAGGCCACCATGAGCGCCCTGCGCCTGGCCCGGGGGGTGACCGGCAAGGACGCGGTCATCAAGTTCGAGGGCTGCTACCATGGCCACGGCGACGCCTTCCTGACCGCCGCCGGGTCCGGCGTGGCCACCTTCGGCATCCCCGGCACCCCGGGCGTGCCCGAGGGCACGGTGCGCCACACCCTGACCGTGCCGTACAACGACCTGGACGGCGTGGCCGCCCTGTTCGCCGCCCATGACGACATCGCGGCGGTCATCGTCGAGCCGGTGGCCGGAAACATGGGGCTGGTCCTGCCCAAACCCGGGTTCCTGCAAGGCCTGCGCGAACTGACGACGAGGCATGGGGCGCTTTTGATCTTCGACGAGGTCATCACCGGGTTCCGGCTGGCCTATGGCGGCGCGCAGTCCGTGTTCGGCATCGACCCGGACCTGACCTGCCTGGGCAAGATCATCGGCGGCGGCTTTCCCGTGGGGGCCTATGGCGGCAAACGCCGGTTCATGGAGCGCATAAGCCCCGAGGGCGACATCTATCAGGCCGGAACCCTGTCCGGAAACCCCGTGGCCATGGCTGCGGGTCTGGCCACCCTGGCCGCCCTGGCCCAGGCCGACTACGCCTGGCTGGCCGCGCGCACCGAGTCCTTCGCCTCGACCCTGGCGGGCATCCTGGCCGACAAGGGACTGCCCGTGGTGCGCAACCGCATCGCCTCCATCTTCACCCTGTTTTTCACCGAGTCGCCGGTCACGGACTTCGCCACGGCCAAGACCGCGGACAGCGCCCGCTATGCCCGCTTCTACGCCCACATGCGGGCCCGCGGCGTGAACCTCGCGCCGTCAGGCTTCGAATGCGCCTTCACCTCCTTCGCCCATACGGACGCGGACCTGGAGAAGACCCTCGACGCTGCGAAGGCCTTTGCGGGATAG
- a CDS encoding Hsp20/alpha crystallin family protein: protein MDFAKLNPWNWFTKEDEQTAAPPAAPGASPAKPSFLETPFPTPHPDMARFFENAMRNFGFPREGWPGFFSGPESGGVAKPKVDITGSEKEYTVSAELPGIDEKDIHIELKGDCLIIRAEKQQEEKSEDKGYYRVERRFGAFQRVLSVPKDADTANIKATCKNGVVTITMPRTAALEPSARRIAIE, encoded by the coding sequence ATGGACTTTGCCAAGCTCAATCCCTGGAACTGGTTCACGAAAGAGGACGAACAGACCGCCGCCCCTCCGGCCGCGCCGGGAGCCTCCCCGGCAAAGCCCTCCTTTCTGGAAACGCCCTTCCCCACCCCGCATCCGGACATGGCGCGGTTTTTTGAAAACGCCATGCGGAATTTCGGCTTTCCCCGGGAGGGGTGGCCCGGATTCTTTTCCGGGCCGGAATCCGGCGGCGTCGCCAAGCCCAAGGTGGACATCACCGGTTCGGAGAAGGAATACACGGTGAGCGCCGAACTGCCCGGTATCGACGAAAAGGACATCCACATCGAACTCAAGGGGGATTGCCTGATCATCCGGGCCGAGAAACAGCAGGAGGAAAAATCCGAAGACAAGGGATATTACCGGGTGGAGCGCCGCTTCGGCGCTTTTCAGCGGGTGCTGTCCGTTCCAAAGGACGCGGATACGGCCAACATCAAGGCCACCTGCAAAAACGGGGTGGTGACCATCACCATGCCGCGCACGGCCGCACTGGAGCCGTCAGCCAGGCGTATCGCCATCGAGTAG
- a CDS encoding TolC family protein: MSSSTRKTAVAVLALTLFLFAVPLPGMAQDDATGRIKDRYTQKADDTAPAGVSPKALEKKIESVPTPAFVQQGEEYQKELAKDFPVPAAPGGPLDLEKSVLRGLAANPQMQSARAQILGAEEGRRQAMANFGPVGTVSYGYQRTDGKIWNPDTQTNLTTSLANQMTGASLPTQALMNQNQGYWQNLYTLQLNVTQPLFTGFKLLSSYQKTALAKEQAEAQLTNTELTLIKAVQRAFLALLKARSDVKSNQDSVARLQSQYKVTQAFYDVGLKPRLDVLQAEAELATAEQNLLKAQNSVLTQTAQLNSLLNLPLSQDTPYVGELAYEPFTMTIEKCLDTAYTTRPDLYIGVKSVQIAEKDAKVAASPLYPQVQAQLGYTRKGDTPGTDNKRKSSSVVPEATTVGVTANWQVWDWGSTYFGYSQARDTVKKLQADLAKMRLDVGYEVKTYHLNIQDAAKRISVARTGLEAAQEGYRMAVARYQAQVGTNTDVLDAQSRVSSAEFNLTQALSDYQSALADIYVAMGIKNTALIPN; the protein is encoded by the coding sequence ATGAGCTCCTCGACGCGCAAGACTGCTGTCGCCGTATTGGCCTTGACCCTGTTTTTGTTTGCCGTCCCCCTGCCCGGGATGGCCCAGGACGACGCCACAGGGCGCATTAAAGACCGGTACACGCAAAAAGCCGACGACACGGCCCCGGCCGGGGTGTCCCCCAAGGCCCTGGAAAAAAAGATCGAAAGCGTGCCCACTCCGGCCTTCGTCCAGCAGGGCGAGGAATACCAAAAGGAACTGGCCAAGGATTTTCCTGTTCCCGCCGCACCGGGCGGCCCCCTTGATCTGGAAAAAAGCGTGCTCCGGGGGCTGGCCGCCAACCCACAGATGCAGTCCGCCCGGGCCCAGATCCTCGGCGCGGAAGAAGGCCGCCGCCAGGCCATGGCCAACTTCGGCCCCGTGGGCACCGTATCCTACGGCTACCAGCGCACCGACGGCAAGATATGGAATCCGGACACCCAGACGAACCTGACGACCTCCCTCGCCAACCAAATGACCGGCGCCAGCCTCCCCACCCAGGCACTCATGAATCAGAACCAGGGTTACTGGCAAAACCTGTACACCCTGCAACTCAACGTCACCCAGCCGCTGTTCACGGGCTTCAAGCTTTTGAGCAGCTACCAAAAGACCGCCCTGGCCAAGGAGCAGGCCGAGGCCCAGCTCACCAACACCGAGCTGACCCTGATCAAGGCTGTGCAGCGGGCCTTTCTGGCCCTGCTTAAGGCCCGCTCCGACGTCAAAAGCAATCAGGATTCCGTAGCCCGCCTGCAGTCCCAGTACAAAGTCACCCAGGCCTTCTACGACGTGGGCCTCAAACCCCGCCTGGACGTGCTCCAGGCCGAGGCCGAGCTGGCCACGGCCGAACAGAACCTGCTCAAGGCCCAGAATTCGGTGCTGACCCAGACCGCCCAGCTCAACTCCCTGCTCAACCTGCCCCTCTCGCAGGACACCCCCTATGTGGGCGAGCTTGCTTACGAACCCTTCACCATGACCATCGAAAAGTGCCTGGACACGGCCTACACCACCCGCCCCGACCTCTATATCGGGGTCAAAAGCGTGCAGATCGCCGAGAAAGACGCCAAGGTGGCGGCCAGCCCCCTGTATCCCCAGGTCCAGGCCCAGCTCGGCTACACCCGCAAGGGCGACACCCCGGGGACGGACAACAAGCGCAAATCCAGCAGCGTGGTCCCCGAGGCCACCACGGTGGGCGTGACCGCCAACTGGCAGGTCTGGGATTGGGGGTCCACCTATTTCGGCTACAGCCAGGCCCGGGATACGGTCAAAAAGCTCCAGGCCGACTTGGCCAAAATGCGCTTGGATGTGGGCTATGAGGTCAAGACCTATCACTTAAACATCCAGGATGCGGCCAAGCGCATCTCCGTGGCCCGCACCGGACTTGAGGCCGCCCAGGAAGGCTACCGCATGGCCGTGGCCCGCTATCAGGCCCAGGTGGGCACCAACACCGACGTGTTGGACGCCCAGTCCCGGGTCAGTTCGGCGGAATTCAACCTGACCCAGGCCCTGTCCGACTACCAAAGCGCCCTGGCCGACATCTACGTGGCCATGGGCATCAAAAATACGGCGCTCATCCCCAACTAA
- a CDS encoding DNA polymerase I encodes MPLRDATAPATDTLYLIDGSSFLFRGYYAYGDLARSDGFPTNALYIVMRILLKFMRDAKPAHALFLLDGKGKNFRHELYPSYKANRVAMPEPLALQIDPLLRGVPLLGLPVLVSDGFEADDYIASLAARFKARLPVVILASDKDLRQCLDADVTMWDPGGKTEKIITVADFQAEYGIAPSSWPDLQALTGDASDNIPGIPGIGPKTALAILHGHPTLEDVRDHPGDVPPAARKKLDGRLDEAFLFRELTRLRTDLLPEADLEAFAVRPADRVQVVRFLEEFEFRSLAREVDAALSRPPGASQDASQDVSGTPSGLAGKGESSGPRQLSLLCGPAAALEPENVAEAFPEAAPRDLPDPSGRDLGLVPVPGGFAVGYPDAEYRVRAKPGSPEAAALAGRLVMAGRVAVPSLKELAEAYPVFETVPLRIWCDLGLGAYLLQPESRNYTWERLKDGLFADPGFDSAAYAPGEDGRLAAALGASLAPRLAAAGLAPLVENLEKPLSLVLLRMQRAGIGIDQQAFAAFLDEVSQGLARLTAEIHTLAGRVFNLRSSRQLAEVLFGDLGLARQGKTPGGAVSTSSEVLDRLAGSHPLVDKILEYRKLEKLRSTYLEPLPRMVSPDGRLHTTFNQTATATGRLSSSNPNLQNIPIRGDMGRRMRACFRAAPGRLLVASDYSQIELRVLAHLSKDPALVAAFEENTDIHARTAALLFDKEAAEVTPDERRGAKTINFGLLYGMGPQKLSRELHISMDRAKDFIARYFEKLGTLAGFYESIVDEARSKGFVVTMAGRRRLLPDIESKNPQLQSQAKRQAINTVVQGSAADIIKMAMLAADGDRELASLGARLILQVHDELVMEAPAETASRVGERLAGLMSGVVRLAVPLTVETGLGETWALAH; translated from the coding sequence ATGCCCCTTCGGGACGCCACGGCCCCCGCCACCGACACCCTGTACCTCATCGACGGGAGCTCCTTTCTGTTTCGGGGCTATTACGCCTATGGCGACCTGGCACGTTCCGACGGCTTTCCCACCAATGCGCTTTATATCGTCATGCGCATCCTGCTGAAATTTATGCGCGACGCAAAACCGGCCCACGCCCTGTTTCTGCTCGACGGCAAGGGCAAGAACTTCCGCCACGAGCTCTATCCATCCTACAAGGCCAACCGGGTGGCCATGCCCGAGCCCCTGGCCCTTCAGATCGACCCCCTGTTGCGCGGCGTGCCGCTTCTGGGCCTGCCCGTCCTGGTGAGCGACGGCTTCGAGGCCGACGACTACATCGCCTCCCTGGCCGCCCGCTTCAAGGCCCGCCTGCCCGTGGTCATCCTGGCCTCGGACAAGGATCTGCGCCAATGCCTGGACGCGGACGTGACCATGTGGGATCCGGGGGGCAAGACTGAAAAGATCATCACCGTGGCCGATTTCCAGGCGGAATACGGCATCGCTCCGTCCTCCTGGCCCGATCTCCAGGCTCTGACCGGGGACGCCAGCGACAACATTCCGGGCATCCCGGGCATCGGCCCCAAGACGGCGCTGGCCATCCTGCACGGCCATCCCACCCTGGAGGATGTGCGCGACCATCCAGGCGACGTGCCTCCGGCGGCCCGCAAAAAGCTTGATGGCCGCCTCGACGAGGCCTTTTTGTTTCGCGAACTGACCAGGCTGCGCACGGATCTTCTGCCCGAGGCGGACCTTGAGGCCTTTGCCGTGCGTCCGGCGGATCGGGTCCAGGTGGTGCGTTTCCTGGAGGAGTTCGAATTCAGATCCTTGGCCCGGGAGGTGGATGCGGCCCTGTCCCGCCCCCCTGGAGCTTCGCAGGACGCCTCGCAGGACGTCTCGGGAACCCCGTCTGGGCTGGCAGGGAAGGGTGAATCGTCCGGCCCCCGGCAGCTTTCCCTGCTGTGCGGCCCTGCGGCCGCCCTGGAGCCGGAAAACGTCGCCGAGGCCTTTCCCGAGGCCGCCCCGCGCGACCTTCCCGACCCGTCGGGGCGCGACCTGGGGCTGGTTCCCGTGCCCGGGGGGTTCGCCGTGGGCTACCCCGACGCCGAATACCGGGTGCGGGCCAAGCCCGGCTCCCCGGAGGCGGCGGCCCTGGCCGGGCGGTTGGTCATGGCCGGGCGGGTGGCCGTGCCGTCGCTGAAGGAGCTGGCCGAGGCCTATCCGGTCTTTGAGACCGTGCCCCTGCGCATCTGGTGCGACCTGGGGCTTGGAGCCTATCTGCTCCAGCCCGAGTCCCGCAATTATACCTGGGAGCGCCTGAAAGACGGCCTGTTCGCCGACCCCGGGTTCGACTCCGCAGCCTATGCGCCGGGGGAGGACGGACGGCTGGCGGCGGCCCTGGGCGCCTCCCTGGCCCCGCGCCTGGCCGCGGCCGGGCTGGCCCCTCTGGTGGAAAACCTGGAAAAGCCCCTGTCCCTAGTCCTTTTGCGCATGCAGCGGGCCGGAATCGGCATCGACCAGCAGGCCTTTGCGGCCTTCCTGGACGAGGTCAGCCAGGGCCTGGCCCGCCTGACCGCCGAAATCCACACCCTGGCCGGGCGGGTCTTCAACCTGCGCTCCAGTCGGCAGTTGGCCGAGGTGCTGTTCGGCGACCTGGGGCTGGCGCGCCAGGGCAAGACCCCGGGCGGGGCCGTGTCCACCTCGTCGGAGGTGCTGGACCGGCTGGCCGGAAGCCATCCCCTGGTGGACAAGATTTTGGAATACCGCAAGCTGGAAAAGCTGCGCTCCACCTATCTGGAGCCCCTGCCCCGCATGGTGTCCCCGGACGGCCGCCTGCACACCACCTTCAACCAGACGGCCACGGCCACGGGCAGGCTGTCCAGCTCCAATCCCAATCTGCAAAACATCCCCATCCGGGGCGACATGGGACGGCGCATGCGGGCCTGTTTCCGGGCCGCTCCCGGCAGGCTTCTGGTGGCCTCGGACTATTCCCAGATCGAACTGCGGGTGCTGGCCCACCTGTCCAAAGACCCCGCCCTGGTCGCGGCCTTCGAGGAAAATACGGACATCCACGCCAGGACGGCCGCGCTTTTGTTCGACAAGGAGGCCGCCGAGGTGACCCCGGACGAGCGCCGGGGGGCCAAGACCATCAATTTCGGCCTGCTCTACGGCATGGGCCCCCAGAAGCTGTCCCGGGAGTTGCATATCTCCATGGATCGGGCCAAGGACTTCATCGCCCGCTATTTCGAAAAGCTCGGCACATTGGCCGGTTTTTACGAATCCATCGTGGACGAGGCCCGGTCCAAGGGCTTCGTGGTGACCATGGCCGGGCGGCGCAGGCTTTTGCCGGACATCGAATCCAAAAACCCCCAGCTCCAGTCCCAGGCGAAACGCCAGGCCATCAACACCGTGGTCCAGGGCAGCGCGGCGGACATCATCAAAATGGCCATGCTGGCCGCCGACGGCGACAGGGAGCTGGCCTCCCTGGGTGCCCGGCTGATCCTGCAGGTCCATGACGAACTGGTCATGGAGGCCCCGGCCGAGACCGCCAGCCGGGTGGGGGAACGCCTGGCCGGACTCATGTCCGGAGTGGTGCGGCTGGCCGTGCCGCTGACCGTGGAGACCGGCCTGGGAGAAACCTGGGCCCTGGCCCATTGA
- a CDS encoding tetratricopeptide repeat protein — MKPSGKSIREDLGRAKAAYAKNDELRVFVCLLQALKAFGEVKPFGPERITIEGLFRDVFASLSRLPHVAAFAPKGLPYAKGQEQKLAGYVAVLYKKVEAEIQRETLEGMRARKLRIDQFVIKGQKFLAENNILEAQRNFRAAVEEYVDEKGLFPLITSKLLEAGQHKASLEYVKRAIEEYPDNSRAYDFLMTALGGLKDFEVGEKLLRDVQKKTGDQPLLLANLAIILAKLEKWAEVRDAADKALALNPTVAAAKKMSALAQKKIAAA, encoded by the coding sequence ATGAAACCTTCAGGGAAGTCCATTCGGGAAGACCTGGGCCGGGCCAAGGCGGCCTATGCCAAAAACGACGAACTGCGGGTTTTCGTGTGCCTTTTGCAGGCGCTCAAGGCCTTTGGCGAGGTCAAGCCCTTCGGCCCGGAGCGCATCACCATCGAGGGCCTTTTTCGCGACGTGTTCGCCAGCCTCTCCCGCCTGCCCCATGTGGCCGCCTTTGCGCCCAAGGGCCTGCCCTACGCCAAGGGCCAGGAGCAGAAGTTGGCGGGCTACGTGGCCGTGCTGTACAAGAAGGTGGAGGCCGAGATCCAGCGGGAGACCCTGGAGGGCATGCGCGCCCGCAAGCTGCGCATCGACCAGTTCGTCATCAAGGGGCAGAAGTTTCTGGCCGAAAACAACATTTTGGAGGCCCAGCGCAACTTCCGGGCGGCCGTGGAGGAGTATGTGGACGAGAAGGGGCTTTTCCCCCTGATCACCTCCAAGCTCCTGGAGGCCGGGCAGCACAAGGCCTCCCTGGAATACGTCAAGCGGGCCATAGAAGAATACCCCGACAACTCTCGGGCTTACGACTTTCTCATGACCGCTTTGGGAGGGCTGAAGGATTTCGAGGTCGGGGAGAAGCTTTTGCGCGATGTGCAGAAAAAGACCGGGGACCAGCCCTTGCTGTTGGCCAATCTGGCGATCATCCTGGCGAAATTGGAAAAGTGGGCCGAGGTTCGGGACGCGGCGGACAAGGCCCTGGCCTTAAACCCCACCGTGGCTGCGGCCAAAAAGATGTCGGCCCTGGCCCAAAAGAAGATCGCTGCGGCGTGA
- a CDS encoding SPOR domain-containing protein produces MTDVDRRIFFRALPRGVWRTRTAHRASRGVGLSVVLVLACLWAGPVPGRCAEAPAVTGIAVRQAGAFVAASPQEAAATGRRHRLAQEGAVIASGPGAAFGVIFEVQGTPAGAPVVIEAGLVPPGDDSVPQRWFVPAVIGEKGQAVASFVYAWEAVPGPWRLTLAEGGRVLAEQTFHVGGPPQAPPVPPLTPPVASTSLSISSTVQTPAQTPAQTPAPAPAPATEIPPAASVSPAASAPAAPAAPEHPVADGQPVAPGQPPAPASAAPPLPAPGTAPEGHAPPAAVIPGPASPPVAGVPPEAAVPAETLRTPEKGPEKGPEKAQDKAPEKGPGKTPEKAPEKAPEKNPDTGKKAPSPEQGVKAPGKAPAKEAASAKGTLYLLQTGLFSVKDNAFSQAARYRAKGYPGCVLEEGAGSKRRYRVIVGRFPDQGRAMEARRAFASREGGEAMVKEFPAAEVSRRLNCR; encoded by the coding sequence GTGACGGACGTGGATCGGCGCATTTTTTTCAGAGCCCTGCCGCGCGGCGTTTGGCGGACACGGACGGCGCACCGCGCCTCCCGGGGGGTCGGCCTGTCCGTGGTCTTGGTCCTGGCCTGCCTTTGGGCGGGCCCCGTTCCCGGGCGTTGCGCCGAGGCCCCGGCCGTGACCGGCATCGCCGTGCGGCAGGCGGGCGCATTCGTGGCCGCCTCCCCCCAGGAGGCCGCCGCCACGGGGAGACGCCATCGCCTGGCGCAGGAGGGCGCAGTCATCGCTTCCGGGCCAGGGGCGGCCTTTGGCGTGATTTTCGAGGTCCAGGGAACGCCAGCGGGCGCGCCCGTGGTGATCGAGGCCGGGCTTGTCCCGCCGGGGGACGACTCCGTGCCCCAACGGTGGTTCGTTCCGGCCGTGATCGGGGAAAAGGGCCAGGCCGTGGCGTCCTTCGTCTACGCCTGGGAGGCCGTGCCCGGCCCGTGGCGGCTGACCCTGGCCGAGGGCGGCCGAGTCCTGGCCGAACAGACCTTTCACGTCGGCGGGCCGCCGCAGGCCCCGCCCGTGCCTCCCCTCACGCCTCCGGTCGCGTCGACGTCCCTTTCGATCTCCTCCACGGTCCAGACCCCGGCCCAGACCCCGGCCCAGACCCCGGCCCCCGCGCCGGCCCCGGCCACGGAAATCCCGCCTGCGGCGTCCGTTTCTCCTGCGGCGTCCGCACCGGCGGCTCCAGCCGCCCCGGAGCACCCGGTCGCCGACGGGCAGCCCGTTGCGCCCGGTCAGCCCCCTGCCCCTGCGTCGGCAGCACCGCCCCTCCCGGCCCCAGGGACTGCCCCCGAGGGCCACGCGCCGCCTGCGGCCGTGATTCCCGGCCCGGCCTCCCCGCCTGTCGCGGGCGTCCCCCCGGAAGCGGCAGTTCCGGCCGAAACGCTCCGGACTCCCGAGAAGGGCCCCGAGAAGGGCCCCGAGAAGGCCCAGGACAAGGCCCCTGAGAAGGGTCCGGGCAAGACCCCTGAAAAGGCTCCGGAAAAGGCTCCGGAGAAGAACCCGGATACGGGCAAAAAGGCGCCGTCCCCGGAACAGGGCGTGAAGGCGCCCGGGAAGGCCCCGGCCAAGGAGGCGGCCAGCGCCAAGGGCACGCTCTATCTGCTGCAGACCGGGCTTTTTTCGGTCAAGGACAATGCCTTCTCCCAGGCCGCCCGGTACCGGGCCAAGGGCTATCCGGGCTGCGTCCTGGAAGAGGGGGCCGGGAGCAAACGCCGCTACCGGGTGATCGTCGGCCGCTTCCCGGACCAGGGCCGGGCCATGGAGGCCCGACGCGCCTTCGCCTCCCGCGAGGGCGGTGAGGCCATGGTCAAGGAGTTCCCCGCCGCCGAGGTTTCCCGCCGTTTGAACTGCCGCTGA
- a CDS encoding sugar ABC transporter substrate-binding protein, whose product MRNSCRLAIAAMCVLGMLAATAAFAAEKLEQTGKGLTIYFDVGGAVGEPYATVVQNGAAQAAADLGCEVKFVYSDWDPQIMVENFKKSLAAKPDGIVVMGHPGDDAYAPLINEAIAKGIVVTATDTELPGLTAANQSKGFGYAGVDNKARGIALASEAIRRFGLAKGDKALVWGLKSKPTRGLSTVGIIETLEKAGITVGYMEITPEIDKDASLGAPLLTAALAANPDTKVVFMDHGALTGQLENFFRAAGVAPDKIIGCGFSLSPATAAAIKSGYVDLVGDGQPFLQGYLPVLQIALTKKFGFSGLVIETGAGFVHKDNIDFIAPLAKQGLR is encoded by the coding sequence ATGCGCAATAGTTGTCGCCTGGCGATCGCCGCCATGTGCGTCCTGGGAATGTTGGCCGCCACAGCCGCCTTTGCCGCAGAAAAGCTGGAACAGACGGGCAAGGGGCTGACCATTTACTTCGATGTGGGCGGGGCCGTGGGCGAGCCCTACGCCACGGTGGTGCAAAACGGGGCCGCCCAGGCCGCCGCCGATCTCGGCTGCGAGGTGAAATTCGTCTATTCCGACTGGGATCCGCAGATCATGGTGGAGAATTTCAAGAAATCCCTGGCCGCCAAGCCCGACGGCATTGTGGTCATGGGCCATCCCGGCGACGACGCCTATGCCCCGCTGATCAACGAGGCCATCGCCAAGGGCATCGTGGTCACGGCCACGGACACGGAACTTCCCGGGCTCACGGCCGCCAACCAGTCCAAGGGCTTCGGCTACGCGGGCGTGGACAACAAGGCCCGGGGCATCGCCCTGGCCTCCGAGGCCATCCGCCGCTTCGGGCTCGCCAAAGGCGACAAGGCCCTGGTGTGGGGCCTCAAAAGCAAGCCCACCCGGGGCCTGAGCACCGTGGGCATCATCGAGACCCTGGAAAAGGCCGGGATCACCGTGGGCTACATGGAGATCACCCCGGAGATCGACAAGGACGCCTCCCTGGGCGCGCCGCTCTTGACCGCCGCCCTGGCCGCCAACCCGGACACCAAGGTCGTGTTCATGGACCATGGGGCCCTGACCGGCCAGTTGGAGAACTTTTTCCGCGCCGCCGGGGTGGCCCCGGACAAGATCATCGGCTGCGGCTTCAGCCTGTCTCCAGCCACGGCGGCGGCCATCAAAAGCGGCTACGTGGACCTGGTGGGCGACGGACAGCCCTTCCTGCAGGGCTATCTGCCGGTTTTGCAGATCGCGCTGACCAAGAAGTTCGGCTTCTCGGGCCTGGTCATCGAGACCGGGGCCGGATTCGTCCACAAGGACAACATCGACTTCATCGCCCCCCTGGCCAAGCAGGGCCTGCGGTAG
- a CDS encoding ATP-binding cassette domain-containing protein: MADLNPVEPLVALRRICKSFHGAAALCDIDFCLYPGEVVALLGDNGAGKSTLVKILSGVITADSGEMRIKGAAVDIRRFTVQTARGLGVETVHQDRSLGERQPLWRNVFMGRHRTNRLGFIDVARERAETLDILHGRLGLRGPGLDADAEVGVLSGGERQGLAIGRAMHFQADIVILDEPTTALSLTEVGKVLEFIGQVRAEGKACLFISHNMAHAYMAADRFFLLDRGACIGQYAKSELSQEGLLRALMDAASGRAGA; the protein is encoded by the coding sequence GTGGCCGATTTGAACCCAGTTGAACCCCTTGTCGCCCTGCGGCGCATCTGCAAGTCCTTCCACGGCGCGGCGGCGCTGTGCGACATCGACTTCTGCCTGTATCCGGGCGAGGTGGTGGCCCTTCTCGGGGACAACGGGGCCGGGAAAAGCACGTTGGTCAAGATCCTCTCCGGGGTGATCACGGCCGACTCCGGCGAGATGCGCATCAAGGGCGCGGCGGTGGACATCCGGCGCTTCACCGTCCAGACCGCCCGGGGCCTGGGGGTGGAGACCGTCCATCAGGACCGCTCCCTGGGGGAGAGGCAACCCCTGTGGCGCAACGTGTTCATGGGGCGGCACCGGACCAATCGCCTGGGATTTATCGACGTGGCCCGGGAACGGGCCGAAACCCTGGACATCCTGCACGGACGCCTGGGCCTGCGCGGCCCGGGCCTGGACGCCGACGCCGAGGTGGGCGTCCTCTCCGGCGGCGAGCGGCAGGGATTGGCCATTGGCCGGGCCATGCATTTCCAGGCCGACATCGTCATTTTGGACGAACCCACCACGGCGTTGTCGCTTACGGAGGTGGGCAAGGTGTTGGAGTTCATCGGCCAGGTCCGGGCCGAGGGCAAGGCCTGCCTGTTCATTTCCCACAACATGGCCCATGCCTATATGGCCGCAGACCGCTTTTTTCTCCTGGACCGGGGCGCGTGCATCGGCCAATACGCCAAATCCGAGCTGTCCCAGGAGGGCCTCCTGCGGGCCCTCATGGACGCGGCCTCAGGCCGGGCGGGCGCGTGA